A genomic stretch from Solanum stenotomum isolate F172 chromosome 8, ASM1918654v1, whole genome shotgun sequence includes:
- the LOC125873591 gene encoding glycine-rich cell wall structural protein 1-like, which yields MMGKGMRIGVLALVWICVLGGSLVLARDLKNEDEKFFWMGKGGGFGGGMGKGGVFGKGGGVGSGVGGGFGKGGGIGGGFGKGDGIGSGIGGGFGKGGGIGGGFGKGGGFGKGGGIGGGFGKVGGFGGGFGKVGGFGSGFGEGFGKGGGIGSGIGGGFGKGGGFGKGGGFGKGGGIGSGFGGGFGKGGGFGKSGWIGGGISKGGGGYTRGGDCISKGGSIGGGVGEGFGKGGGIGGGFGGVVGGGFAKGYNGIGGGIGKGGGIGGGFGKGGGIGGGVGGDFGKVGGFGGGIIGGHH from the coding sequence ATGATGGGCAAGGGAATGAGGATAGGAGTGTTGGCATTGGTTTGGATTTGTGTCTTAGGGGGGAGTTTGGTTCTTGCTAGAGATTTAAAAAATGAGGATGAGAAGTTTTTTTGGATGGGTAAGGGAGGCGGATTTGGTGGAGGCATGGGTAAGGGTGGTGTGTTTGGCAAAGGCGGTGGAGTTGGTAGTGGTGTTGGAGGAGGGTTTGGTAAGGGTGGAGGCATAGGAGGTGGATTTGGAAAAGGTGATGGTATTGGTAGCGGCATTGGAGGTGGATTTGGAAAAGGTGGCGGCATTGGAGGAGGGTTTGGTAAAGGTGGTGGCTTTGGAAAAGGTGGCGGCATTGGAGGAGGATTTGGAAAAGTTGGTGGCTTTGGAGGTGGATTTGGAAAAGTTGGTGGCTTTGGTAGCGGCTTTGGAGAAGGATTTGGAAAAGGTGGTGGTATTGGTAGCGGCATTGGAGGTGGATTTGGAAAGGGAGGTGGATTTGGAAAGGGAGGTGGATTTGGAAAAGGTGGTGGCATTGGTAGTGGCTTTGGAGGAGGATTTGGAAAGGGTGGCGGCTTTGGAAAGAGTGGTTGGATTGGAGGAGGGATAAGCAAAGGCGGAGGAGGATATACAAGGGGTGGAGATTGTATCAGCAAAGGTGGGAGCATTGGTGGTGGCGTAGGCGAAGGATTTGGTAAAGGTGGTGGCATTGGCGGAGGATTTGGTGGAGTTGTTGGAGGAGGATTCGCTAAAGGTTATAATGGCATTGGAGGTGGTATTGGCAAAGGCGGTGGCATTGGTGGAGGATTCGGTAAAGGCGGTGGCATTGGGGGAGGAGTTGGCGGAGACTTTGGCAAAGTTGGTGGATTTGGAGGTGGAATAATTGGAGGACATCACTAA